GCCGCCACACTGATCGTGGTCGCCCTGGTGTTCGGCCTGGTGAACATGCTGGTGAAGCCCGTCGTACAGGTGCTGACCTTCCCGTTGTTCATCCTGACCCTCGGCCTCTTCACGCTGGTGGTCAACGCGCTGATGCTGTTGCTGACGTCGTGGGTCGCGGACAAGGTCGACCTGAGCTTCCACGTCGACGGGTTCTGGACCGCCGTCCTGGGCGGCCTGATCATCTCGGTCGTCTCCTGGGCCCTCAACGCGTTCCTGCCCGACAAGGACTGATCTTGATGACCTACCGCGTCTGCTTCGTGTGCACGGGCAACATCTGCCGCTCCCCGATGGCCGAGGCCGTCTTCCACGCGCGCGTGCAGGACGCCGGGCTGGACGGCCTGGTCGAGGCCGACAGCGCCGGCACCGACGGCTGGCACGAGGGTGAGGGCGCCGACCCGCGCACCCTGGCCGTCCTGGAGGAGAACG
This region of Streptomyces ambofaciens ATCC 23877 genomic DNA includes:
- a CDS encoding phage holin family protein; translated protein: MKNFLVKTIANAGALAVAVWLLDKITLTGGSTGEKAATLIVVALVFGLVNMLVKPVVQVLTFPLFILTLGLFTLVVNALMLLLTSWVADKVDLSFHVDGFWTAVLGGLIISVVSWALNAFLPDKD